A window from Chitinophaga filiformis encodes these proteins:
- a CDS encoding tagaturonate reductase, giving the protein MQLNKQLLSGGKLPALPEKVLQFGTGVLLRGLPDYFIDKANKAGIFNGRIVVVKSTDKGNTDAYQEQDNLYTHCIQGIMQGRRVEEYIVNAAISRVLSAAAEWDKILACAAAPDMEIIISNTTEVGITLSDDDVHAAPPASFPGKLLAFLLHRYQHFKGDPGKGMVIIPTELIPDNGTKLKNILLELARRNQLEEPFIQWLTAANHICNSLVDRIVPGALPPAAQAAMERQLGYEDKLMIMSEPYALWAIETDNETVRKKLSFYQTDSGVVLAPDINVFRELKLRLLNGTHTLSCGLAALAGFETVKDAMEDAAMESCISAVMKHEIVPAITDVAIREDVALRFAGSVLDRFRNPYIEHRWLSITIQYTSKMKMRVIPVLQRHYQRYEEVPALMALGFAAYLLFMRDSNVTDDHAGYFKEQWQRLEPAVLVQTVLKDAALWGTDLTALTGFAHAVTVMLGALLTEGAVSLIRKVSEETTIA; this is encoded by the coding sequence ATGCAATTGAACAAACAGTTATTGAGCGGTGGAAAATTGCCTGCGCTGCCCGAAAAGGTGCTGCAATTCGGTACAGGGGTGTTGTTAAGGGGACTACCTGACTATTTCATTGATAAGGCCAATAAGGCGGGTATTTTCAATGGCCGTATTGTTGTGGTCAAGTCTACGGACAAAGGCAATACAGACGCTTACCAGGAGCAGGATAACCTCTATACCCATTGCATACAGGGGATCATGCAGGGGCGGAGGGTAGAGGAATATATTGTCAATGCCGCTATCAGCAGGGTATTGTCGGCCGCTGCGGAATGGGATAAAATACTGGCCTGCGCTGCTGCTCCTGACATGGAAATCATCATCTCCAATACTACGGAAGTAGGCATCACCCTATCAGACGATGATGTACATGCAGCTCCGCCTGCTTCTTTCCCAGGCAAGCTACTGGCATTTCTCCTTCACCGTTACCAGCATTTCAAGGGAGACCCGGGTAAAGGAATGGTGATCATTCCTACGGAACTGATCCCTGACAATGGTACTAAACTGAAAAATATTCTGCTGGAACTGGCCAGGCGTAATCAACTGGAAGAGCCGTTCATTCAATGGTTAACGGCAGCTAATCATATCTGCAATTCACTGGTGGACCGTATCGTACCCGGCGCCTTGCCGCCGGCGGCACAAGCTGCGATGGAACGACAACTGGGCTATGAAGATAAACTGATGATCATGTCTGAGCCTTATGCCTTGTGGGCCATAGAGACAGACAATGAAACCGTCAGGAAGAAACTGTCATTCTATCAAACTGACAGTGGTGTAGTGCTCGCGCCCGACATCAATGTATTCCGTGAACTGAAGCTACGCCTGTTGAACGGCACCCATACACTGAGCTGCGGACTGGCAGCCCTGGCCGGCTTTGAGACAGTGAAAGATGCCATGGAAGATGCTGCTATGGAAAGTTGCATATCAGCAGTGATGAAACATGAAATAGTACCGGCTATTACAGATGTAGCTATCCGTGAAGATGTGGCTTTGCGTTTTGCCGGAAGTGTGCTGGACCGTTTCAGGAATCCCTATATAGAACACCGCTGGTTAAGCATCACCATACAATATACTTCCAAGATGAAGATGCGGGTGATACCGGTATTACAACGCCATTACCAGCGCTACGAAGAAGTGCCTGCATTGATGGCGCTTGGCTTTGCCGCTTACCTGCTGTTCATGCGGGATAGTAATGTAACAGACGACCATGCAGGATATTTCAAGGAGCAGTGGCAGCGGCTGGAGCCGGCGGTACTGGTACAAACAGTATTGAAGGATGCCGCACTATGGGGAACAGACCTGACGGCACTGACAGGTTTCGCACATGCAGTGACGGTGATGCTGGGAGCATTACTCACGGAGGGCGCAGTGTCGCTTATCAGGAAGGTATCAGAAGAAACAACGATTGCTTAA
- a CDS encoding DUF4350 domain-containing protein, protein MKKLLNTLLLLLPAFAFAQSAKMAETMIRIWGDSLQLAGRPAHWTYDQGVVLEGFTGLWKNTGDGKYFRFIQTGIDHYLEKDGTIRTYKAEDYNIDNIKNGRSLLLLYKVTSEEKYKLAADKLKAQLDKHPRTNEGGFWHKKRYPYQMWLDGLYMAEPFYAEYAALFHDEAAFNDITRQFVLMEVHSRDAKTGLLYHGYDESRQQRWADKATGRSPNFWGRAMGWYGMALVDALEYFPQGHPGRDSLIQILNRMALAVKKYQDPASGCWWQVLDKGKEKGNYLEASASCMFVYTLAKGVRLGYLPASYSAVADKGYKGLTKQFVRPAPEGGVNLEGTVSVAGLGGDPYRDGSYAYYLSEKVVVNDPKGVGAYMLAANEMEQAAIPKTGKGMTVTIDNYFNNEFRKGPAGQPESWHYVWNEMDNGGYSLWGHIFHNRGAATTTLSAAPTAASLAKTNIFLIVDPDTEKETARPNYMTDAHATEIYNWVKNGGVLVILQNDAGNSEIKGFNKLTSRFGITFKEDSRNHVEGKQFEQGALFLPAGNEVLPHTKKVYIKEISTITTAPPAKSVYTDKGDVIMAVSKVGKGTVFAVGDPWFYNEYLDGRRLPASFENYQAAVDLTEWLFKQVVRK, encoded by the coding sequence ATGAAAAAACTACTGAACACCCTTTTGCTCCTGCTGCCTGCATTCGCTTTTGCCCAGTCTGCAAAGATGGCTGAAACGATGATCCGGATATGGGGAGATTCATTGCAACTGGCAGGAAGGCCCGCACACTGGACATATGACCAGGGTGTGGTACTGGAAGGTTTTACAGGATTATGGAAGAATACAGGAGACGGAAAATACTTCCGTTTCATACAGACAGGTATCGATCACTATCTGGAAAAGGATGGTACGATCCGTACTTATAAAGCTGAAGATTACAACATCGATAATATAAAAAACGGCCGCTCTCTTTTGTTGCTGTACAAAGTGACCAGTGAAGAGAAATACAAACTGGCGGCCGACAAGCTCAAGGCGCAGCTGGACAAACATCCGCGTACCAATGAGGGCGGCTTCTGGCATAAGAAGCGCTATCCTTACCAGATGTGGCTGGACGGCCTGTATATGGCAGAACCATTCTATGCAGAGTATGCAGCGCTCTTTCATGATGAAGCGGCATTCAATGATATCACCCGTCAGTTTGTATTGATGGAAGTGCATTCCCGCGACGCCAAAACAGGCTTGCTGTATCATGGTTATGATGAATCGCGTCAGCAGCGGTGGGCGGACAAAGCGACCGGCCGTTCACCTAATTTCTGGGGGCGTGCCATGGGCTGGTATGGAATGGCATTGGTAGATGCACTGGAATATTTCCCACAGGGACATCCGGGCAGGGACAGTCTTATACAGATCCTGAACAGGATGGCACTGGCGGTGAAGAAATACCAGGACCCTGCCAGTGGTTGCTGGTGGCAGGTGCTGGATAAAGGCAAAGAGAAGGGTAACTATCTTGAAGCATCTGCTTCCTGCATGTTTGTATATACCCTGGCTAAAGGTGTACGCCTGGGATATTTACCGGCCAGTTACAGCGCCGTAGCAGATAAAGGGTATAAGGGCCTGACAAAACAGTTTGTAAGGCCTGCACCGGAAGGTGGCGTGAACCTGGAGGGGACCGTGAGCGTGGCCGGCCTGGGGGGAGATCCTTACCGCGATGGGAGCTATGCTTACTATCTCAGTGAGAAGGTAGTGGTGAACGATCCCAAAGGCGTAGGCGCATATATGCTGGCGGCCAACGAAATGGAGCAGGCAGCTATTCCGAAGACGGGGAAAGGCATGACGGTAACTATTGATAATTACTTCAACAATGAGTTCAGGAAGGGGCCTGCAGGACAGCCCGAGTCCTGGCATTATGTATGGAATGAAATGGACAATGGCGGTTATTCTCTCTGGGGGCATATTTTCCATAACAGGGGAGCAGCAACAACAACATTGTCTGCAGCGCCTACTGCGGCCAGCCTGGCGAAGACCAATATCTTCCTCATTGTTGATCCGGATACGGAAAAAGAAACTGCGCGGCCGAATTACATGACAGATGCTCATGCAACGGAAATATACAACTGGGTAAAGAACGGAGGGGTATTAGTGATCCTGCAGAATGATGCCGGTAATTCCGAGATCAAGGGCTTCAACAAACTAACAAGCCGTTTCGGCATCACTTTCAAAGAAGACAGCCGTAACCATGTGGAGGGCAAACAGTTCGAGCAGGGCGCCTTATTCCTGCCAGCAGGCAATGAGGTGCTCCCGCACACTAAAAAGGTTTATATCAAGGAGATCTCTACTATCACAACGGCGCCACCGGCAAAGTCGGTATACACTGATAAGGGGGACGTCATCATGGCCGTATCCAAAGTGGGTAAAGGAACAGTGTTCGCCGTTGGCGATCCATGGTTTTATAACGAATATCTTGACGGACGCCGTTTACCGGCATCTTTTGAAAACTACCAGGCAGCTGTGGACCTTACGGAGTGGCTGTTCAAACAAGTAGTGCGTAAATAA